CAGAATCAAGTTTATCTCTTCACATCTCTTAAGAACTAAAGTCAAGTGGTAAAGATAATTTTTAAATGCTTTGCCAAAGAgtgtaaaatcatccataaaaagtTCACGAAATTTTTCCGTCATGTCAGAAAAAATTGTTGATATGCAAAAcgctgaaatgtagcaggggcgttgcacagaccaaatggcattctcctATAGGCATATGTTCCGTGAGGATATGTGAAAGTTATCTTCTCCTGATCTTCGGGTGCAATTGGTATTGGGTTATACCCTGAATCGCCATCAAGAAAACAGTAAAAATCATATCCTGCAGTTctttccaacatttgatcaacAAATGGTAAAAGAAAATGATCTTTTCTGGTAGCATCATTGAGACGTCTATAATCAATACAGACTCTccatcctttaacaattctcatAGGTATGAGTTCATTATTTTCATTCTTTATAATTGTCATACCTCGTTTCTTTGGTACTACCTGAACTAGACTTAACCAAGGATTGTCTGAAATTGTGTAAATAATACCTGCTGCTAAAAGCATGACAATCTCCTTTTTCACCACTTCATGCATTGTAGGATTCAATCTCCCTTGGGGTTAGATTATTGGCTTGTAGATATCCTCCATGAGGATTCTATGCGTACAAATTGTTGGACTAATTCCTTTGATTTCCTCTACAGTTCACCCTAAAGCTCCTTTATGTGCTTTTAAGACTTGAATTAGTCTTTCTTCTTATTCTGCAGTCaaagaagataaaataattattgctcaagataaacatattttaaatgaaaagGGAGAACTTTGAGTTCAATTTTCGGTTGAACTTCTTCTGATTACATCTCTTTATCCTTAGAATCGTTTTCTAGTCTTTCAGCTTCTTTCCTGATTGTGGGATCATCATCTTGTGTAGTGTCTGATTTGGTCAAACATCTTTCAATTGAGTCAGAAATTAATTGATCATCTTTGAATTCATCTGCAAGATCACTAATCATATcaatagaaaagcataaagatGATGCCTCATCTCCTGAAAATCTTAGTATCTTTTACATATCAAAAATGACACTTTCTTTATCAACCCTCAAAATTAGTTGTCCTTGATGAAGATCTATGATTGCTCTTCCTGTAGCAAGAAATGGTCTACCTAAAATTATTGGTTCATTAGGACATTCTTTCATTTCAAGCACTATAAAATCTACAGGGAACACAAACGTATCTACTCTTACAAGCACATTTTCAATTATTCCCTTAGGTTTCTTAGTACTTTGATTTGCAAACTGAAGAGAAATACCTATGTCCTTCATTTCACCAAGATCCAATTTTCTAAAGATAGaaaatggcatcaaatttattgAAGCTCCAGAATCACAAAGTGCTTTTTCAAGATATACTCCTCCCAAAATGCATGGAATGGTAAAACTACCAGGATCATCAAGTTTTTGTGGAAGTATAGCACTATATTTTTCAGTAAGCATTACCACATAAACTTCTTCTAATTTcctttttgtaatgacccggccggttattttgaatattataatcccgttcccccatttagtgcttaatttatgctttacagtcgttttatgacttaccaagttagttggttcgggtccggaaggatttcaaattgaaatgagacacttagtctcttaattaaaaacttaagttggaaaagttgaccggatattgacttatatgtaaatgacctcggaatttaattctgatgattccaacagctccatatcgtgattttgaacttaggagcgtgtctgcaaaattatttggaggagcgtagtagaattaggcttgaaatggcgaaagtcaaatttttggaaagtttgaccgggggttgactttttgatatcgaggtcagaatctgattctgaaaataaGAATAcctccattatatcatttatgacttgtgtgaaaaatttgaggtcaatcggacgtgatttgataggtttcgacgttatttgtaaaaatttgaaatttcaaagtttattaggcttgaattggggaatgatttgtgattttagcgttgtatAAGGTAATTTGAGGgttagactaagttcgtatgatgttatgggacttgacggtatgtttggttgaggtcccggggggcctcgggtgagtttcggatggttaacggatcaattttgggcTTGGCATTCCAACTGAAGAATGTTGGTTTTCTGTCACtggttttccttctacgcgatcacaTGGGAATGTCCACGATCGCATAGGCTTGTTTGAGGTAGTGATGATTtagttcttcgcgatcgtgtgaaGAGGGCCACGATCGCATAGCTGTGCGAGTTTGTTATTCGCGAACGCttgaagaaggtcgcgttcgcgtagtgtaagTGGAGCAGAAGTAGAGGTCACACGTTTTGTGTTTCGCGATCTCGTGGATGAGTCCCCGATCGTGTAGGCCTGTGAGAGTGAGCTTCACGATCGTGTGGAaaggtccgcgatcgcatagggttaaatctgggcagtgaaaatttgtgcttcgcgatcgcgtgtggttgtctgcgatcgcatagagcaaatgactgggcagagagattaagttctgaaaatgggactccatttttaccgatttggagctcagaCAGAGAGAATATTCTGGAggttttcaaggaaaacaacggggtaagtcttcttaactcaatattagttaaattacccgaatccatggttatttttgacatttaattagagaattaagttggaagatttagaaaaccctctcggtttaaattgaagatttgagagtcgagttgagatcggattttggtaaaattggtacgattagactcgtggttgaatgggatttcagattctgtaacttttgtcgggttccgagacgtgggccccactggcgatttttgagctaaatttcggattttgttggaaaattagtattttcttatggaattaattccaataaattttattgactgaatcaaattatttgtggctagcttcgaggcatttggaggctaattcacgagaaaaagacattgcagaataaagaattatacggtgtaatga
This DNA window, taken from Nicotiana tabacum cultivar K326 chromosome 4, ASM71507v2, whole genome shotgun sequence, encodes the following:
- the LOC107776612 gene encoding uncharacterized protein LOC107776612, which encodes MLTEKYSAILPQKLDDPGSFTIPCILGGVYLEKALCDSGASINLMPFSIFRKLDLGEMKDIGISLQFANQSTKKPKGIIENVLVRVDTFVFPVDFIVLEMKECPNEPIILGRPFLATGRAIIDLHQGQLILRVDKENEFKDDQLISDSIERCLTKSDTTQDDDPTIRKEAERLENDSKDKEIIRRKTNSSLKST